One genomic segment of Pleurodeles waltl isolate 20211129_DDA chromosome 11, aPleWal1.hap1.20221129, whole genome shotgun sequence includes these proteins:
- the LOC138265064 gene encoding taste receptor type 2 member 9-like, whose amino-acid sequence MLILSLIMGTIGVLTGAFIVAVNLLDWAKYRQLKKLWACTSNFWFTACLCAFYCVKIVDFNHRVFFWLKLRISKLVPWMLLGSLMWSLALILPGHWSSSAVNSTRSNITTLPTSMSVEENLKEPYVLVGTILCFCIPLMLGIASITLILTSLFRHTRRMKENASSCSKPRLSAHFGAARMMGCLLLIDVLYLVAECVSLFASLPLVKFVFAILVVSSAPAQSITVILGNCKLRQALRKLLPPWRKQGARPGSTSLRG is encoded by the exons ATGCTGATACTCTCATTGATAATGGGCACGATTGGGGTACTCACCGGCGCCTTCATTGTGGCTGTTAATCTCCTAGATTGGGCTAAATACAGACAACTGAAAAAAT TATGGGCTTGCACCTCCAACTTCTGGTTCACTGCCTGCCTCTGTGCCTTCTACTGTGTGAAGATTGTGGACTTCAACCACCGCGTCTTCTTCTGGTTAAAGCTGAGGATCTCCAAGCTGGTGCCCTGGATGCTCTTGGGGTCTTTGATGTGGTCCTTGGCCCTCATCCTCCCAGGGCACTGGAGCTCATCAGCCGTGAATTCAACAAGAAGTAACATCACAACTCTACCAACAAGCATGAGTGTAGAGGAGAACTTGAAGGAACCATACGTTCTTGTTGGTACTATTCTTTGCTTCTGCATCCCGCTGATGCTTGGTATCGCTTCTATCACCCTCATCCTCACATCCTTATTCAGACACACACGGCGGATGAAAGAGAATGCATCGAGTTGCAGCAAACCGAGGCTCTCAGCTCATTTTGGAGCAGCGAGAATGATGGGCTGCCTCCTTTTGATAGATGTTTTATATTTAGTGGCAGAGTGCGTCTCACTCTTTGCGTCTCTCcctttagtgaagtttgtttttgccATCCTCGTGGTCTCCTCTGCCCCTGCACAGTCCATCACTGTGATTCTCGGGAACTGTAAACTCAGGCAGGCACTCAGGAAGCTTCTCCCACCCTGGAGGAAGCAAGGAGCTCGTCCAGGCAGCACATCTCTCCGAGGGTGA